A DNA window from Rhodococcus sp. Z13 contains the following coding sequences:
- the mce gene encoding methylmalonyl-CoA epimerase, with amino-acid sequence MTETSPTSSAAAEVLSSGLVTAIDHVGIAVPDLDTALTWYAENLGLVSTHEEVNEEQGVREAMLAVPGSPAGATMIQLLAPLNEQSTIAKFIERSGPGLQQLAYRVSDIDAVSTALRERGVRLLYDAPRRGTADSRINFLHPKDAGGVLVELVEPAADSAH; translated from the coding sequence ATGACCGAGACCTCACCCACATCCTCTGCGGCGGCGGAAGTCCTCTCCTCGGGGCTCGTCACCGCCATCGACCACGTCGGCATCGCGGTGCCCGATCTCGATACCGCTCTCACCTGGTACGCCGAGAACCTCGGCCTCGTGTCCACGCACGAGGAAGTCAACGAGGAGCAGGGCGTGCGCGAGGCGATGCTCGCCGTGCCGGGCAGCCCCGCCGGTGCCACGATGATCCAGCTGCTCGCCCCGCTCAACGAGCAGTCGACGATCGCGAAGTTCATCGAGCGCAGCGGCCCGGGCCTGCAGCAGCTCGCCTACCGCGTCTCCGACATCGACGCCGTCTCCACGGCGCTGCGCGAGCGCGGCGTGCGCCTGCTGTACGACGCCCCGCGTCGCGGCACCGCCGACTCCCGCATCAACTTCCTGCACCCGAAGGACGCCGGCGGCGTTCTCGTCGAGTTGGTCGAGCCGGCGGCCGATTCGGCTCACTGA
- a CDS encoding acetyl-CoA C-acetyltransferase produces the protein MSSSVIVAGARTPMGRLQGSLKDFSGSDLGGIAIKGALERAGVAPEQVDYVIMGQVLTAGAGQIPARQAAVAAGIPMDVPALTINKVCLSGINAIAMADQLIRAGEFDIVVAGGQESMSQAPHLLAKSRAGFKYGDVTLHDHMAFDGLHDIFTDQAMGNLTESANAGEKFVSREEQDAFAAASHQKAAAAWKNGLFDNEVVPVSIPQRKGDPIVFAADEGVRPDTTVESLGALRPAFSKDGTVTAGSASQISDGAAAVVVMSKAKAEELGLSWIAEIGRHGVVAGPDSTLQSQPARAIAKACEREGLDPKDLDLVEINEAFAAVGIVSARELGIDPAKVNVNGGAIAMGHPLGMSGARIVLHLALELQRRGGGVGAAALCGGGGQGDALIVRVPKA, from the coding sequence GTGAGCAGTTCTGTCATCGTCGCCGGAGCCCGTACGCCCATGGGGCGCCTGCAGGGTTCGCTCAAGGATTTCTCCGGATCCGATCTCGGCGGCATCGCGATCAAAGGCGCCCTCGAACGCGCCGGGGTCGCCCCTGAGCAGGTCGACTACGTGATCATGGGGCAGGTGCTCACCGCCGGCGCCGGCCAGATCCCGGCCCGCCAGGCCGCCGTGGCCGCGGGGATCCCGATGGACGTGCCGGCCCTGACCATCAACAAGGTGTGCCTGTCGGGCATCAACGCCATCGCCATGGCCGACCAGCTGATCCGCGCCGGCGAGTTCGACATCGTCGTCGCCGGTGGCCAGGAATCGATGAGCCAGGCGCCGCACCTGCTCGCCAAGTCCCGGGCCGGCTTCAAGTACGGCGATGTGACCCTGCACGATCACATGGCCTTCGACGGTCTGCACGACATCTTCACCGACCAGGCGATGGGCAATCTGACCGAGTCCGCGAACGCGGGCGAGAAGTTCGTCTCGCGCGAAGAGCAGGACGCCTTCGCCGCGGCCTCGCATCAGAAGGCCGCCGCGGCGTGGAAGAACGGCCTGTTCGACAACGAGGTCGTGCCGGTGTCGATCCCGCAGCGCAAGGGCGATCCGATCGTCTTCGCCGCCGACGAGGGTGTGCGCCCGGACACCACCGTCGAGTCCCTCGGCGCACTGCGCCCGGCGTTCTCCAAGGACGGCACCGTCACCGCCGGTTCGGCCTCGCAGATCTCCGACGGCGCCGCCGCGGTGGTGGTGATGAGCAAGGCCAAGGCCGAGGAGCTGGGTCTGTCGTGGATCGCCGAGATCGGCCGCCACGGTGTCGTCGCCGGCCCGGACTCGACGCTGCAGTCGCAGCCGGCGCGGGCCATCGCCAAGGCCTGCGAGCGGGAGGGCCTCGACCCGAAGGATCTGGATCTGGTGGAGATCAACGAGGCGTTCGCCGCGGTCGGTATCGTCTCGGCCCGCGAGCTGGGCATCGACCCGGCCAAGGTCAACGTCAACGGTGGCGCGATCGCGATGGGGCACCCCCTCGGCATGTCGGGTGCGCGCATCGTGCTGCACCTGGCCCTCGAGTTGCAGCGCCGCGGTGGCGGTGTCGGTGCGGCCGCGCTGTGCGGTGGCGGTGGTCAGGGCGACGCACTGATCGTCCGCGTGCCCAAGGCCTGA
- a CDS encoding DUF3817 domain-containing protein has translation MTSILDLSTPAKRFRLVAVWEAVTWLALLIAMFFKWVLGHEEAIAIPGMVHGVAGFIPFVVISLITAFQLKWNLWTTFLALVSSVPPFGTLVFEWWAVRTGRLAELSAAHTREAATVAV, from the coding sequence ATGACGAGCATCCTCGACCTGTCCACACCCGCCAAGCGTTTCCGGCTCGTTGCCGTATGGGAGGCCGTGACCTGGCTCGCCCTCCTGATCGCCATGTTCTTCAAGTGGGTGCTCGGCCACGAGGAAGCGATCGCGATCCCCGGAATGGTGCACGGCGTCGCCGGCTTCATCCCCTTCGTCGTCATCTCCCTGATCACCGCGTTCCAGCTGAAGTGGAACCTGTGGACCACCTTCCTCGCCCTCGTGTCGAGCGTCCCGCCCTTCGGCACCCTCGTCTTCGAGTGGTGGGCCGTCCGCACCGGCCGCTTGGCGGAACTGTCCGCCGCCCACACCCGTGAGGCCGCCACCGTCGCCGTCTGA
- the trxA gene encoding thioredoxin translates to MSGAVDLSPLKERATAPPPPQAGTDGAAPGALAPIVDVTEATFEAEVLQRSMQVPVIVDLWATWCGPCKQLSPVLEKLANEAGGAWVLAKVDVDQNPRIAQAFGVQSVPTVVAIAAGQPLADFQGVQPEPALRQWLDAIQNAVAGKLSGPPGAEPQEKPADPRFEAAEQALENDDFEGAEAAYQLILNSEPNNTEAQAALRQVRFLARASKAPQDAVARADAAPADLEAQLVAADAELLAQNPEAAFGRLIEFVRRSAGDERTAARTRLLELFELFDAADPVVVASRRKLAMALY, encoded by the coding sequence ATGTCCGGCGCGGTTGATCTCTCGCCGCTCAAGGAGAGGGCCACGGCGCCGCCTCCGCCGCAGGCCGGCACCGACGGTGCCGCACCCGGCGCCCTCGCGCCGATCGTGGACGTCACCGAGGCCACCTTCGAAGCCGAGGTGCTGCAGCGTTCGATGCAGGTTCCCGTCATCGTCGACCTGTGGGCCACCTGGTGCGGTCCGTGCAAGCAGCTCTCGCCAGTGCTCGAGAAGCTCGCGAACGAGGCCGGTGGCGCGTGGGTCCTCGCCAAGGTCGACGTCGATCAGAATCCGCGCATCGCCCAGGCCTTCGGTGTCCAGTCGGTGCCCACGGTCGTCGCGATCGCCGCGGGTCAGCCGCTCGCCGACTTCCAGGGCGTCCAGCCCGAGCCTGCCTTGCGGCAGTGGCTCGATGCCATCCAGAACGCGGTGGCCGGCAAGCTGTCGGGCCCGCCCGGCGCCGAGCCGCAGGAAAAGCCCGCCGATCCGCGTTTCGAGGCCGCCGAGCAGGCCCTCGAGAACGACGACTTCGAAGGCGCTGAGGCCGCCTACCAGCTGATCCTCAACTCCGAGCCGAACAACACCGAGGCGCAGGCGGCCCTGCGTCAGGTGCGTTTCCTCGCCCGCGCGAGCAAGGCCCCGCAGGACGCGGTCGCCCGCGCCGACGCCGCCCCGGCCGACCTCGAGGCGCAGCTCGTGGCCGCGGACGCGGAACTGCTCGCCCAGAACCCCGAGGCCGCTTTCGGCCGGCTCATCGAGTTCGTCCGGCGCAGCGCCGGGGACGAGCGCACCGCCGCCCGCACCCGCCTGCTCGAGCTGTTCGAGCTGTTCGACGCGGCCGACCCGGTGGTGGTCGCGTCCCGTCGCAAGCTCGCGATGGCGCTCTACTGA
- a CDS encoding metallopeptidase yields the protein MGRTHRFGRLVVPALASVLLAGCAQSIAGTAVSIYDNPFAVAGLPVTSGPSGPRSGVPDAEVVIENTDGGPVDTLAGNAVADIEAFWREEFGSIARGTFRPVQTIVSWDPSERRGPRFCGEPTYDFINAAYCSGRDEIGWDRAFLMPQLIDDFGPMSAVMVLAHEYGHAVQYNAGLVADDDPGIVFEQQADCFAGAFMRHVAEGGAEHFQLDTSDGLNNVLASMVLFRDSDPTDPDSVHGSAFERVTAMQIGFTDGVAACAQIDAAEIESRRADLPQYIEGDDGELPVTEESIEAIFESFHQVFDLDAPPVLDLSGTDSDCPDARATSPVSYCPATNTVGVDVAELAERGTAASTGIDEFDAGVRGDYSAYVLVASRYTLAVQKEAGQTLTEPRTALRAACLSGAISAALSPTGSASSTVDPEKVRVWLSPGDLDEAVSGLLTDGLAASDVNGNTVPSGFSRVDAFRTGVLGGEAACSGRYR from the coding sequence ATGGGACGGACGCACCGGTTCGGGCGACTGGTGGTGCCCGCACTGGCCTCGGTCCTGTTGGCAGGATGCGCGCAGAGCATCGCGGGCACGGCGGTGTCCATCTACGACAATCCGTTCGCGGTGGCCGGGCTCCCCGTCACATCGGGTCCGTCCGGACCGCGCAGCGGCGTCCCCGACGCCGAGGTGGTCATCGAGAACACCGACGGCGGCCCGGTCGACACCCTCGCCGGGAACGCCGTCGCCGACATCGAGGCCTTCTGGCGCGAGGAGTTCGGGTCGATCGCCCGCGGCACCTTCCGGCCCGTACAGACGATCGTGTCGTGGGATCCCTCGGAGCGGCGCGGACCGCGTTTCTGCGGGGAGCCGACCTACGACTTCATCAACGCCGCCTACTGCAGCGGACGCGACGAGATCGGCTGGGACCGCGCCTTCCTCATGCCGCAGCTGATCGACGACTTCGGGCCGATGTCCGCGGTGATGGTGCTCGCCCACGAGTACGGGCACGCCGTCCAGTACAACGCGGGGCTCGTCGCCGACGACGATCCCGGCATCGTCTTCGAGCAGCAGGCCGACTGCTTCGCCGGGGCGTTCATGCGGCACGTCGCCGAGGGCGGGGCCGAGCACTTCCAGCTCGACACCTCGGACGGGCTCAACAACGTCCTCGCGTCCATGGTGCTGTTCCGCGACAGCGATCCCACCGATCCGGATTCCGTCCACGGTTCGGCGTTCGAGCGGGTCACCGCGATGCAGATCGGCTTCACCGACGGTGTCGCGGCGTGCGCGCAGATCGATGCGGCCGAGATCGAGTCGCGCCGCGCCGACCTGCCGCAGTACATCGAGGGCGACGACGGCGAACTGCCGGTCACCGAGGAGTCGATCGAGGCGATCTTCGAGTCGTTCCACCAGGTCTTCGACCTGGACGCGCCGCCGGTCCTCGATCTGTCGGGCACCGACTCGGACTGCCCGGATGCCCGGGCCACCTCCCCCGTCTCGTACTGTCCGGCGACCAACACGGTCGGCGTGGACGTCGCGGAACTCGCCGAGCGCGGCACCGCCGCCTCCACCGGCATCGACGAGTTCGACGCCGGGGTGCGCGGCGACTACAGCGCCTACGTGCTCGTCGCCTCCCGGTACACCCTCGCGGTCCAGAAGGAGGCCGGTCAGACCCTGACCGAGCCGCGTACCGCCCTGCGCGCGGCGTGCCTGTCCGGGGCGATCAGCGCGGCGCTGAGCCCGACCGGTTCGGCGTCGTCGACCGTCGATCCGGAGAAGGTCCGGGTGTGGCTGTCCCCCGGCGACCTCGACGAGGCGGTGTCCGGTCTGCTCACCGACGGCCTGGCGGCCAGCGACGTCAACGGCAACACCGTGCCGAGCGGGTTCTCCCGGGTCGACGCGTTCCGCACCGGAGTCCTGGGCGGGGAGGCCGCCTGCAGCGGTCGCTACCGCTGA
- the glgB gene encoding 1,4-alpha-glucan branching protein GlgB, with protein sequence MALLAAGEHHDPHSVLGAHPHPEGTIIRALKPGAEKVAARIGGHDHPLEPVGGDVFSALVPVFDPADYRLVVTYPFDHVEIVADGYRFMPTLGELDRHLIREGRHERLWEVLGAHPRTYETPDGPVTGTSFAVWAPGARGVTVIGDFDGWGGRTAPMRVLGSSGVWELFLPGVEPGALYKYRVHGRDGSVRDKADPMAFSTEVPPATASRVFESRYTWTDDEWLAARAKAQPWQEPMSVYEVHLGSWRPGLNYLELADALTEYVLETGFTHVELLPVAEHPFGGSWGYQVTSYYAPTARFGDPDEFRAFVDRLHRAGIGVIMDWVPAHFPKDEWALARFDGSPQYEHPDPKRGEQLDWGTYVFDYGRPEVRNFLVANALYWIEEFHIDGLRVDAVASMLYLDYSRPDGGWTPNIHGGRENLEAVSFLQELNATVHKHHPGIVTVAEESTSWPGVTRSTNVGGLGFSMKWNMGWMHDSLNYLSRDPVHRTFHHHEITFSLVYAWSENFVLPISHDEVVHGKGTLWTRLPGDDRTRAAGLRSMLAYMWAHPGKQLLFMGQEFGQVAEWSEERGLDWWQLDEPLHAGVRRLVCDLNRVYRAHPALYTLDTTPGGYSWIDANDAHNNVLSFLRYGSDGSVIACLHNFSGSTYGDYRVGLPEPGRWEEILNTDAAEYHGNGVGNFGAVQADEHSWHGRPASARVTLPAHGAIWLSLRR encoded by the coding sequence CTGGCCCTGCTCGCCGCCGGTGAGCACCACGACCCGCACTCGGTGCTCGGGGCGCACCCGCATCCGGAGGGCACGATCATCCGCGCGCTGAAACCGGGCGCCGAGAAGGTCGCCGCGCGCATCGGTGGGCACGACCATCCGCTCGAGCCGGTGGGCGGCGACGTGTTCAGCGCGCTGGTCCCGGTGTTCGACCCGGCGGACTACCGCCTGGTGGTGACCTACCCGTTCGACCACGTCGAGATCGTCGCCGACGGCTACCGGTTCATGCCGACCCTCGGCGAACTCGACCGGCACCTGATCCGGGAGGGCCGCCACGAGCGGCTGTGGGAGGTGCTCGGGGCACATCCGCGCACCTACGAGACCCCGGACGGCCCGGTGACCGGCACATCGTTCGCGGTGTGGGCGCCGGGAGCGCGCGGGGTCACGGTGATCGGCGACTTCGACGGCTGGGGCGGACGCACCGCCCCCATGCGGGTACTCGGGTCGAGCGGAGTGTGGGAGCTGTTCCTGCCCGGCGTCGAACCCGGCGCGCTGTACAAGTACCGGGTGCACGGGCGCGACGGGTCGGTGCGCGACAAGGCCGATCCGATGGCGTTCTCCACCGAGGTGCCACCGGCGACCGCGTCGAGGGTCTTCGAGAGCCGCTACACCTGGACCGACGACGAGTGGCTGGCCGCGCGCGCGAAGGCGCAGCCCTGGCAGGAACCGATGTCGGTGTACGAGGTGCACCTCGGTTCGTGGCGGCCCGGTCTGAACTATCTCGAACTGGCCGACGCACTCACCGAGTACGTGCTGGAGACGGGGTTCACCCACGTCGAGCTGCTGCCGGTCGCCGAGCATCCCTTCGGCGGGTCGTGGGGCTACCAGGTCACCTCCTACTACGCGCCCACGGCGCGGTTCGGGGATCCGGACGAGTTCCGGGCGTTCGTCGACCGTCTCCACCGCGCCGGGATCGGCGTGATCATGGACTGGGTGCCGGCCCACTTCCCGAAGGACGAGTGGGCGTTGGCCCGCTTCGACGGCAGCCCCCAGTACGAACATCCCGATCCGAAGCGCGGTGAGCAGCTCGACTGGGGCACCTACGTCTTCGACTACGGCCGCCCCGAGGTACGCAACTTCCTCGTCGCGAACGCCCTGTACTGGATCGAGGAGTTCCACATCGACGGGCTGCGGGTCGATGCCGTCGCGTCGATGCTGTATCTCGACTACTCGCGGCCCGACGGCGGCTGGACCCCGAACATCCACGGCGGCCGCGAGAACCTCGAGGCCGTGTCGTTCCTGCAGGAACTCAACGCCACCGTGCACAAGCACCATCCGGGCATCGTGACGGTCGCCGAGGAATCCACCTCGTGGCCGGGGGTCACCCGCTCGACCAACGTCGGCGGGCTCGGTTTCAGCATGAAGTGGAACATGGGGTGGATGCACGACAGCCTGAACTACCTGTCGCGCGATCCCGTGCACCGCACCTTCCACCACCACGAGATCACCTTTTCGCTCGTCTACGCGTGGAGCGAGAACTTCGTGCTGCCCATCAGCCACGACGAGGTGGTGCACGGCAAGGGCACGCTGTGGACGCGACTGCCGGGGGACGACCGCACCCGCGCGGCGGGCCTGCGGTCGATGCTCGCCTACATGTGGGCGCATCCGGGCAAGCAGCTGCTGTTCATGGGCCAGGAGTTCGGTCAGGTCGCCGAGTGGTCGGAGGAACGCGGGCTGGACTGGTGGCAGCTCGACGAGCCGCTGCATGCCGGCGTCCGCAGGCTGGTGTGCGATCTGAACCGTGTCTACCGGGCACATCCCGCCCTGTACACGCTCGACACCACGCCCGGCGGCTACTCGTGGATCGACGCGAACGACGCGCACAACAACGTGCTGAGCTTCCTGCGGTACGGCAGCGACGGCTCGGTGATCGCCTGCCTGCACAACTTTTCCGGCAGCACGTACGGCGACTATCGTGTCGGATTGCCCGAACCGGGCAGGTGGGAGGAGATCCTCAACACGGATGCCGCCGAGTACCACGGTAACGGGGTCGGCAACTTCGGGGCCGTCCAGGCGGACGAGCATTCGTGGCACGGACGTCCTGCCTCGGCTCGGGTGACCCTGCCTGCGCACGGAGCGATCTGGTTGTCGTTGCGGAGGTGA
- a CDS encoding alpha-1,4-glucan--maltose-1-phosphate maltosyltransferase, which produces MTGRLAIDDVRPSIDGGRYPTKAVVGEVVPVSAVVWREGHDAVAATLAVRSPAGDPEHGGKTVRIPMVPGDEPDVFHATFCPTTSGTWTYRIEAWSDPVSTWRHTVTAKAEAGQGPEELANDLEIGARMFEKAAKGVPRGNRPTLLAVAASLRSERPLPERLAPAFSPDVTEILRADPLRELITRGKGHTVLVDRRRALFGSWYEFFPRSTGGWNEDGTPRHGTFATAARELPRIAAMGFDVVYLPPIHPIGKVNRKGRNNTLVAEPGDVGSPWAIGSDEGGHDAIHPELGTEQDFRDFVARARDLDLEVALDLALQCAPDHPWAREHPEWFTVLPDGTIAYAENPPKKYQDIYPINFDNDPEGIYAEVLRVVRHWIGTGVKIFRVDNPHTKPPNFWERLINEVKQTDPDVLFLSEAFTRPARMYGLARRGFTQSYTYFTWRVAKWELTEFGNELAAKADEARPNLFVNTPDILHETLQQGGPGMFALRAALAATMAPSWGVYSGYELYEHVPLRPGSEEYLDSEKYELRPRRFDEARRRGESLEPWLTTLNRIRRAHPALQQLRNIHFHHVDNDSLIAYSKFDPTTGDCVLTVINLNPFGAEQGTVWLDMPAIGHDWHDRFPVYDEVSGEQYDWGQANYIRLEPWRAVAHILVLPPIGIPARTELAYRRQS; this is translated from the coding sequence GTGACAGGTCGCCTCGCCATCGACGACGTACGTCCCTCGATAGACGGAGGGCGCTATCCGACCAAGGCGGTCGTCGGGGAGGTCGTCCCCGTCTCCGCCGTCGTCTGGCGCGAGGGACACGACGCGGTCGCCGCGACCCTCGCCGTCCGCTCCCCCGCCGGCGATCCGGAACACGGCGGGAAGACGGTGCGGATCCCGATGGTGCCCGGCGACGAACCCGACGTCTTCCACGCCACCTTCTGCCCCACCACCTCCGGCACCTGGACGTACCGCATCGAGGCGTGGAGCGACCCGGTCTCGACGTGGCGGCACACGGTGACCGCGAAGGCCGAGGCCGGACAGGGCCCCGAGGAACTCGCCAACGACCTCGAGATCGGCGCCCGCATGTTCGAGAAGGCCGCGAAGGGCGTGCCCCGCGGCAACCGGCCCACCCTGCTGGCGGTCGCCGCGTCGCTGCGCTCGGAGCGTCCGCTGCCGGAGCGTCTCGCCCCCGCCTTCTCCCCCGACGTCACCGAGATCCTGCGCGCCGACCCGCTGCGCGAACTGATCACCCGCGGAAAGGGTCACACGGTGCTCGTGGACCGCCGCCGCGCGCTGTTCGGGTCGTGGTACGAGTTCTTCCCCCGCTCCACCGGCGGCTGGAACGAGGACGGCACCCCGCGGCACGGCACCTTCGCCACCGCCGCCCGCGAGCTGCCGCGCATCGCCGCGATGGGCTTCGACGTGGTGTACCTGCCCCCGATCCACCCGATCGGCAAGGTCAATCGCAAGGGCCGCAACAACACTCTCGTCGCCGAGCCCGGGGACGTGGGCTCGCCGTGGGCGATCGGTTCCGACGAGGGCGGACACGACGCGATCCATCCCGAGCTCGGCACGGAACAGGACTTCCGCGACTTCGTGGCCCGCGCCCGCGATCTCGACCTCGAGGTCGCCCTGGACCTGGCGTTGCAGTGCGCCCCCGACCATCCCTGGGCGCGGGAGCATCCGGAATGGTTCACGGTGCTGCCGGACGGCACGATCGCCTACGCGGAGAACCCTCCGAAGAAGTACCAGGACATCTATCCCATCAACTTCGACAACGATCCCGAGGGGATCTACGCCGAGGTGCTGCGGGTGGTGCGGCACTGGATCGGCACGGGCGTGAAGATCTTCCGCGTCGACAACCCGCACACCAAGCCGCCGAACTTCTGGGAGCGGCTCATCAACGAGGTCAAGCAGACCGACCCGGACGTGCTGTTCCTGTCGGAGGCGTTCACCCGGCCCGCGCGCATGTACGGGCTCGCGCGCCGCGGGTTCACGCAGTCCTACACGTACTTCACGTGGCGGGTCGCGAAGTGGGAGCTCACCGAGTTCGGCAACGAACTCGCGGCGAAGGCCGACGAGGCCCGCCCCAACCTGTTCGTCAACACCCCGGACATCCTGCACGAGACGTTGCAGCAGGGCGGTCCGGGCATGTTCGCGTTGCGGGCGGCGCTGGCGGCGACGATGGCGCCGAGCTGGGGTGTGTACTCCGGCTACGAGCTGTACGAGCACGTCCCGCTGCGACCGGGCAGCGAGGAGTACCTCGACTCGGAGAAGTACGAGCTGCGGCCGCGCCGCTTCGACGAGGCCCGCCGTCGCGGCGAGTCGCTGGAGCCGTGGCTGACCACCCTCAACCGCATCCGCCGCGCGCACCCGGCGCTGCAGCAGCTGCGCAACATCCACTTCCACCACGTCGACAACGACTCGCTCATCGCCTACTCGAAGTTCGACCCGACCACCGGCGACTGCGTGCTCACCGTGATCAATCTGAACCCGTTCGGGGCGGAGCAGGGCACGGTGTGGCTGGACATGCCGGCGATCGGGCACGACTGGCACGACCGGTTCCCCGTTTACGACGAGGTCAGCGGGGAACAGTACGACTGGGGTCAGGCCAACTACATCCGTCTGGAGCCGTGGCGGGCGGTCGCGCACATCCTGGTGCTGCCCCCGATCGGTATCCCCGCCCGCACCGAGCTCGCGTACAGGAGGCAGTCGTGA